In Salarias fasciatus unplaced genomic scaffold, fSalaFa1.1, whole genome shotgun sequence, the following are encoded in one genomic region:
- the LOC115384423 gene encoding glutathione hydrolase-like YwrD proenzyme isoform X4 yields the protein MGTDLTFSSRRSPVVCLHGCVASSQQIASVVGLDVLKNGGNAADAAVAIAAALAVTEPGSTGPGGDAFCLFYNGNTGEIKGINGSGRSPQAQTLDFMEGRGYTAEAPPSLFDALNVTVPGAPACWCDTVQLFGSQKLSLREVLSGAVKLAEEGFPVAEVTAYHWANSVSALRDAGKELGAG from the exons ATGGGTACCGACCTGACCTTCTCCTCTCGGAGGTCTCCTGTGGTATGTTTGCACGGATGTGTGGCGTCCAGCCAGCAGATAGCTTCTGTCGTGGGACTGG atgTCTTGAAGAATGGTGGCAATGCAGCAGACGCTGCGGTAGCTATAGCAGCAGCTCTGGCGGTGACAGAGCCGGGAAGCACTGGGCCTGGTGGAGATGCTTTCTGCTTGTTCTACAATGGAAACACTGGAGAGATCAAAGGGATTAATGGAAG TGGTCGTTCCCCTCAAGCTCAGACCCTGGACTTCATGGAAGGGCGTGGTTATACTGCAGAGGCCCCTCCTTCATTGTTTGATGCCTTGAATGTGACTGTGCCAGGGGCCCCTGCATGCTGGTGTGACACTGTGCAACTGTTTGGAAGTCAAAAG CTGTCCCTGCGTGAGGTGCTGAGTGGGGCAGTGAAGCTTGCAGAGGAGGGATTTCCTGTTGCCGAAGTCACAGCTTACCACTGGGCAAACTCGGTGTCGGCTCTACGAGATGCTGGGAAGGAATTAG GCGCTGGGTGA
- the LOC115384423 gene encoding glutathione hydrolase-like YwrD proenzyme isoform X1, protein MGTDLTFSSRRSPVVCLHGCVASSQQIASVVGLDVLKNGGNAADAAVAIAAALAVTEPGSTGPGGDAFCLFYNGNTGEIKGINGSGRSPQAQTLDFMEGRGYTAEAPPSLFDALNVTVPGAPACWCDTVQLFGSQKLSLREVLSGAVKLAEEGFPVAEVTAYHWANSVSALRDAGKELGGDLLIDGHAPKCGQIFRNTSLAQVLKALGEHGKPAFYQGRVAQAIVDTISLNGGVMTLDDLRCHDSEIVTPISTDYKGVQLWELPPNCQGLAALMLLNILEHFPQLQAVGHNSADYIHVLVEAIRLAQTDAWRYVSDPDHVTIPLESLMSKSYSHQQAQHISMDRAMERVEPGQKTGSDTVYFCVIDSHGNACSFVNSIYANFGTGLVPKDCGFSLQNRGSSFSLCRTSSNCVAGGKRPFHTIIPALLTDSPAKSQKPRLLAAFGVMGAFMQPQGHIQVLLNMLEFEMNPQQALDAPRVYVHYDHNVNQWVVNLEEGINQEVAKELQRRGHKVNWPVTALLPAAVLLLVRDVLLGGFCSVSGPGSVAAGPLLYPGQLAPAVSHGRSHLQPAIPPGQLHLVLRWTRRRRTVDAGSCCGIHHSGEMQLLLE, encoded by the exons ATGGGTACCGACCTGACCTTCTCCTCTCGGAGGTCTCCTGTGGTATGTTTGCACGGATGTGTGGCGTCCAGCCAGCAGATAGCTTCTGTCGTGGGACTGG atgTCTTGAAGAATGGTGGCAATGCAGCAGACGCTGCGGTAGCTATAGCAGCAGCTCTGGCGGTGACAGAGCCGGGAAGCACTGGGCCTGGTGGAGATGCTTTCTGCTTGTTCTACAATGGAAACACTGGAGAGATCAAAGGGATTAATGGAAG TGGTCGTTCCCCTCAAGCTCAGACCCTGGACTTCATGGAAGGGCGTGGTTATACTGCAGAGGCCCCTCCTTCATTGTTTGATGCCTTGAATGTGACTGTGCCAGGGGCCCCTGCATGCTGGTGTGACACTGTGCAACTGTTTGGAAGTCAAAAG CTGTCCCTGCGTGAGGTGCTGAGTGGGGCAGTGAAGCTTGCAGAGGAGGGATTTCCTGTTGCCGAAGTCACAGCTTACCACTGGGCAAACTCGGTGTCGGCTCTACGAGATGCTGGGAAGGAATTAGGTGGGGACTTGCTGATTGATGGTCATGCACCCAAATGTGGACAAATATTCAGAAACACTTCCCTGGCTCAAGTCCTGAAG GCGCTGGGTGAACATGGTAAGCCAGCGTTTTACCAGGGAAGAGTTGCCCAAGCCATCGTTGATACCATCAGCCTGAACGGCGGAGTCATGACATTAGATGACCTCCGCTGCCATGACAGTGAGATCGTCACACCTATAAGCACGGACTATAAG GGTGTGCAGCTGTGGGAGCTTCCTCCCAACTGTCAGGGACTGGCCGCCCTAATGTTGCTCAACATACTGGAGCACTTCCCTCAACTCCAAG CCGTAGGCCATAATAGTGCCGACTATATCCATGTCTTGGTGGAGGCTATTCGTTTGGCACAAACAGATGCTTGGCGCTATGTGAGCGACCCTGATCATGTGACCATCCCTTTGGAAAGCCTAATGTCCAAGAGCTACAGTCACCAGCAAGCGCAGCACATAAGCATGGACAG GGCGATGGAGCGCGTGGAGCCTGGCCAAAAGACAGGAAGCGACACTGTCTATTTCTGCGTAATTGACAGCCATGGCAACGCATGTTCATTTGTCAACAGCATCTATGCAAACTTTGGGACGGGGCTCGTCCCAAAAGACTGCGGCTTTTCACTGCAG AATCGTGGTTCCAGCTTTTCCTTGTGCCGTACCAGCAGTAACTGTGTTGCTGGGGGGAAAAGGCCATTCCACACAATAattcctgctctgctgactgaCTCCCCAGCCAAATCACAGAAACCACGACTCCTTGCTGCTTTTGGGGTGATGGGGGCTTTCATGCAACCACAAGGGCACATCCAG GTCTTATTGAATATGTTGGAGTTTGAAATGAATCCCCAACAAGCTTTGGATGCACCAAGAGTATACGTTCATTATGACCACAACG tcaATCAGTGGGTGGTCAATTTGGAGGAAGGAATCAATCAGGAGGTGGCCAAAGAACTGCAACGTCGGGGTCACAAAGTCAACTGGCCAGTTACAG CTCTCCTCCCCGCAGCTGTGCTTCTTTTGGTGCGAGATGTGTTGCTCGGTGGGTTTTGCTCGGTCTCTGGGCCTGGCTCTGTTGCCGCTGGCCCTCTGCTGTATCCTGGCCAACttgctcctgctgtttcccaTGGGAGAAGTCACCTACAGCCAGCAATACCGCCTGGCCAGCTACATCTGGTACTTCGGTGGactaggaggaggaggactgttG ATGCTGGTTCCTGCTGTGGTATTCATCACTCTGGGGAAATGCAGTTGTTGCTGGAATGA
- the LOC115384423 gene encoding glutathione hydrolase-like YwrD proenzyme isoform X2: protein MGTDLTFSSRRSPVVCLHGCVASSQQIASVVGLDVLKNGGNAADAAVAIAAALAVTEPGSTGPGGDAFCLFYNGNTGEIKGINGSGRSPQAQTLDFMEGRGYTAEAPPSLFDALNVTVPGAPACWCDTVQLFGSQKLSLREVLSGAVKLAEEGFPVAEVTAYHWANSVSALRDAGKELGGDLLIDGHAPKCGQIFRNTSLAQVLKALGEHGKPAFYQGRVAQAIVDTISLNGGVMTLDDLRCHDSEIVTPISTDYKGVQLWELPPNCQGLAALMLLNILEHFPQLQAVGHNSADYIHVLVEAIRLAQTDAWRYVSDPDHVTIPLESLMSKSYSHQQAQHISMDRAMERVEPGQKTGSDTVYFCVIDSHGNACSFVNSIYANFGTGLVPKDCGFSLQNRGSSFSLCRTSSNCVAGGKRPFHTIIPALLTDSPAKSQKPRLLAAFGVMGAFMQPQGHIQVLLNMLEFEMNPQQALDAPRVYVHYDHNVNQWVVNLEEGINQEVAKELQRRGHKVNWPVTGHKRSQFGRGQIITVGDWWNLSVSRAAHPSRVLWAGSDPRADGCALGY, encoded by the exons ATGGGTACCGACCTGACCTTCTCCTCTCGGAGGTCTCCTGTGGTATGTTTGCACGGATGTGTGGCGTCCAGCCAGCAGATAGCTTCTGTCGTGGGACTGG atgTCTTGAAGAATGGTGGCAATGCAGCAGACGCTGCGGTAGCTATAGCAGCAGCTCTGGCGGTGACAGAGCCGGGAAGCACTGGGCCTGGTGGAGATGCTTTCTGCTTGTTCTACAATGGAAACACTGGAGAGATCAAAGGGATTAATGGAAG TGGTCGTTCCCCTCAAGCTCAGACCCTGGACTTCATGGAAGGGCGTGGTTATACTGCAGAGGCCCCTCCTTCATTGTTTGATGCCTTGAATGTGACTGTGCCAGGGGCCCCTGCATGCTGGTGTGACACTGTGCAACTGTTTGGAAGTCAAAAG CTGTCCCTGCGTGAGGTGCTGAGTGGGGCAGTGAAGCTTGCAGAGGAGGGATTTCCTGTTGCCGAAGTCACAGCTTACCACTGGGCAAACTCGGTGTCGGCTCTACGAGATGCTGGGAAGGAATTAGGTGGGGACTTGCTGATTGATGGTCATGCACCCAAATGTGGACAAATATTCAGAAACACTTCCCTGGCTCAAGTCCTGAAG GCGCTGGGTGAACATGGTAAGCCAGCGTTTTACCAGGGAAGAGTTGCCCAAGCCATCGTTGATACCATCAGCCTGAACGGCGGAGTCATGACATTAGATGACCTCCGCTGCCATGACAGTGAGATCGTCACACCTATAAGCACGGACTATAAG GGTGTGCAGCTGTGGGAGCTTCCTCCCAACTGTCAGGGACTGGCCGCCCTAATGTTGCTCAACATACTGGAGCACTTCCCTCAACTCCAAG CCGTAGGCCATAATAGTGCCGACTATATCCATGTCTTGGTGGAGGCTATTCGTTTGGCACAAACAGATGCTTGGCGCTATGTGAGCGACCCTGATCATGTGACCATCCCTTTGGAAAGCCTAATGTCCAAGAGCTACAGTCACCAGCAAGCGCAGCACATAAGCATGGACAG GGCGATGGAGCGCGTGGAGCCTGGCCAAAAGACAGGAAGCGACACTGTCTATTTCTGCGTAATTGACAGCCATGGCAACGCATGTTCATTTGTCAACAGCATCTATGCAAACTTTGGGACGGGGCTCGTCCCAAAAGACTGCGGCTTTTCACTGCAG AATCGTGGTTCCAGCTTTTCCTTGTGCCGTACCAGCAGTAACTGTGTTGCTGGGGGGAAAAGGCCATTCCACACAATAattcctgctctgctgactgaCTCCCCAGCCAAATCACAGAAACCACGACTCCTTGCTGCTTTTGGGGTGATGGGGGCTTTCATGCAACCACAAGGGCACATCCAG GTCTTATTGAATATGTTGGAGTTTGAAATGAATCCCCAACAAGCTTTGGATGCACCAAGAGTATACGTTCATTATGACCACAACG tcaATCAGTGGGTGGTCAATTTGGAGGAAGGAATCAATCAGGAGGTGGCCAAAGAACTGCAACGTCGGGGTCACAAAGTCAACTGGCCAGTTACAG GACACAAGAGGTCTCAGTTTGGACGGGGACAGATCATCACGGTCGGGGACTGGTGGAATCTGTCTGTCTCTCGTGCTGCTCATCCTTCCCGGGTGCTGTGGGCGGGATCAGATCCTCGAGCTGACGGATGTGCTCTAGGATACTAG
- the LOC115384423 gene encoding transmembrane 4 L6 family member 1-like isoform X3: MVLSCGWGDWKLSSPQLCFFWCEMCCSVGFARSLGLALLPLALCCILANLLLLFPMGEVTYSQQYRLASYIWYFGGLGGGGLLMLVPAVVFITLGKCSCCWNESLMMCGSVLAAVVGLVGSSYCFVISAFALEQGPQCFTTLGWTYPYANQRGRYLLQPETWSRCLQPVHIVEWNVTLLCVLLGLAVLEFIICLLQLGNGLVNAVCRPCCYKQEYSLNA, encoded by the exons ATGGTCTTGTCCTGTGGATGGGGAGACTGGAAG CTCTCCTCCCCGCAGCTGTGCTTCTTTTGGTGCGAGATGTGTTGCTCGGTGGGTTTTGCTCGGTCTCTGGGCCTGGCTCTGTTGCCGCTGGCCCTCTGCTGTATCCTGGCCAACttgctcctgctgtttcccaTGGGAGAAGTCACCTACAGCCAGCAATACCGCCTGGCCAGCTACATCTGGTACTTCGGTGGactaggaggaggaggactgttG ATGCTGGTTCCTGCTGTGGTATTCATCACTCTGGGGAAATGCAGTTGTTGCTGGAATGAGAGCCTGATG ATGTGCGGCTCTGTATTGGCAGCTGTGGTCGGCCTGGTGGGTTCTAGTTACTGTTTTGTAATATCAGCATTCGCTTTAGAGCAGGGTCCCCAATGCTTCACCACCCTGGGATGGACGTATCCGTATGCCAACCAGCGGGGCAG GTATCTGCTGCAACCAGAGACTTGGTCGCGGTGCCTCCAGCCTGTTCACATCGTGGAGTGGAACGTcactttgctgtgtgtgttaCTGGGCCTGGCTGTGCTGGAGTTCATAATCTGCCTGTTGCAGCTGGGAAATGGTTTAGTTAATGCAGTGTGCAGGCCCTGCTGCTATAAACAGGAGTATAGTCTTAATGCTTAA
- the LOC115384423 gene encoding transmembrane 4 L6 family member 1-like isoform X5, translating into MCCSVGFARSLGLALLPLALCCILANLLLLFPMGEVTYSQQYRLASYIWYFGGLGGGGLLMLVPAVVFITLGKCSCCWNESLMMCGSVLAAVVGLVGSSYCFVISAFALEQGPQCFTTLGWTYPYANQRGRYLLQPETWSRCLQPVHIVEWNVTLLCVLLGLAVLEFIICLLQLGNGLVNAVCRPCCYKQEYSLNA; encoded by the exons ATGTGTTGCTCGGTGGGTTTTGCTCGGTCTCTGGGCCTGGCTCTGTTGCCGCTGGCCCTCTGCTGTATCCTGGCCAACttgctcctgctgtttcccaTGGGAGAAGTCACCTACAGCCAGCAATACCGCCTGGCCAGCTACATCTGGTACTTCGGTGGactaggaggaggaggactgttG ATGCTGGTTCCTGCTGTGGTATTCATCACTCTGGGGAAATGCAGTTGTTGCTGGAATGAGAGCCTGATG ATGTGCGGCTCTGTATTGGCAGCTGTGGTCGGCCTGGTGGGTTCTAGTTACTGTTTTGTAATATCAGCATTCGCTTTAGAGCAGGGTCCCCAATGCTTCACCACCCTGGGATGGACGTATCCGTATGCCAACCAGCGGGGCAG GTATCTGCTGCAACCAGAGACTTGGTCGCGGTGCCTCCAGCCTGTTCACATCGTGGAGTGGAACGTcactttgctgtgtgtgttaCTGGGCCTGGCTGTGCTGGAGTTCATAATCTGCCTGTTGCAGCTGGGAAATGGTTTAGTTAATGCAGTGTGCAGGCCCTGCTGCTATAAACAGGAGTATAGTCTTAATGCTTAA